From Aedes albopictus strain Foshan chromosome 1, AalbF5, whole genome shotgun sequence, one genomic window encodes:
- the LOC115253741 gene encoding uncharacterized protein LOC115253741 isoform X2, which produces MLAVEKTAAKAEFFSENQTSNLVENLYCRLSKYNVGKRIDTMSRGSYQRRVYITVLQHNEGYKWHDRSMFEYTGENPGYWLRRLFQRKTASFLYTKKMQNSSGFVRRKPVPYDEIEKDYGVDAVEASEQEMNIIVDASSMKRMYEPSESTKQLLKKDVTMSQMEEFAFGRILSKYVPEIINSRESTKQKKCDFILQTTNTWNYLKTNRPIISLILRSLKDRHSIVMGGNRIYIDSCHNFLCCVPDAVSDDGSTVLLIKRNHRKAIKEAVRKTKGKKPMVDRATFIEAQAMMHICDATKCVVVMLDSNHQTDYLLHELAYDDTFFKARLIAKITEFFETFISVKVSTNELNVKI; this is translated from the exons ATGTTGGCTGTAGAAAAAACTGCCGCTAAAGCCGAGTTTTTTAGCGAAAATCAAACAAGTAACTT GGTTGAAAACTTGTACTGTAGGCTGAGTAAGTACAATGTGGGCAAGCGGATCGATACAATGAGCAGGGGCTCATATCAGAGGAGAGTGTATATAACAGTACTTCAACATAATGAAGGTTACAAGTGGCACGACAGATCTATGTTCGAGTATACCGGAGAGAATCCCGGATACTGGCTTCGTCGTTTGTTCCAACGGAAAACTGCTTCATTTTTGTATACTAAAAAAATGCAGAACAGTTCAGGCTTTGTGAGGCGGAAACCAGTGCCATATGACGAAATAGAGAAAGATTATGGAGTTGATGCAGTAGAAGCTTCTGAGCAAGAGATGAACATAATTGTTGACGCTTCAAGCATGAAGCGAATGTATGAG CCGAGCGAGTCTACTAAACAGTTATTGAAAAAGGACGTAACTATGTCACAAATGGAGGAGTTTGCATTTGGGCGTATATTGTCTAAATATGTTCCGGAAATAATAAATTCAAGGGAATCTACGAAGCAGAAAAAGTGCGATTTCATTCTCCAAACAACAAATACGTGGAATTATCTCAAGACGAATCGTCCGATCATCAGTCTTATTCTGCGTTCTTTGAAAGATCGACATTCGATTGTGATGGGCGGAAACAGAATATATATTGATTCATGCCACAATTTTCTCTGCTGTGTGCCAGATG CTGTATCTGACGATGGTTCAACGGTGCTGTTGATAAAAAGAAATCATCGGAAAGCAATAAAAGAAGCCGTGCGCAAAACTAAAGGAAAAAAACCGATGGTTGACAGGGCTACGTTTATTGAAGCACaggcaatgatgcacatatgtgATGCGACGAAATGTGTGGTCGTTATGCTCGATTCCAATCACCAGACTGATTATCTTTTACATGAGCTTGCTTACGATGACACGTTTTTCAAAGCACGCCTCATTGCTAAGATCACAGAATTCTTCGAAACCTTCATATCAGTAAAGGTTTCGACTAATGAATTGAATGTAAAGATATGA
- the LOC115253741 gene encoding uncharacterized protein LOC115253741 isoform X3 has translation MSRGSYQRRVYITVLQHNEGYKWHDRSMFEYTGENPGYWLRRLFQRKTASFLYTKKMQNSSGFVRRKPVPYDEIEKDYGVDAVEASEQEMNIIVDASSMKRMYEPSESTKQLLKKDVTMSQMEEFAFGRILSKYVPEIINSRESTKQKKCDFILQTTNTWNYLKTNRPIISLILRSLKDRHSIVMGGNRIYIDSCHNFLCCVPDAVSDDGSTVLLIKRNHRKAIKEAVRKTKGKKPMVDRATFIEAQAMMHICDATKCVVVMLDSNHQTDYLLHELAYDDTFFKARLIAKITEFFETFISVKVSTNELNVKI, from the exons ATGAGCAGGGGCTCATATCAGAGGAGAGTGTATATAACAGTACTTCAACATAATGAAGGTTACAAGTGGCACGACAGATCTATGTTCGAGTATACCGGAGAGAATCCCGGATACTGGCTTCGTCGTTTGTTCCAACGGAAAACTGCTTCATTTTTGTATACTAAAAAAATGCAGAACAGTTCAGGCTTTGTGAGGCGGAAACCAGTGCCATATGACGAAATAGAGAAAGATTATGGAGTTGATGCAGTAGAAGCTTCTGAGCAAGAGATGAACATAATTGTTGACGCTTCAAGCATGAAGCGAATGTATGAG CCGAGCGAGTCTACTAAACAGTTATTGAAAAAGGACGTAACTATGTCACAAATGGAGGAGTTTGCATTTGGGCGTATATTGTCTAAATATGTTCCGGAAATAATAAATTCAAGGGAATCTACGAAGCAGAAAAAGTGCGATTTCATTCTCCAAACAACAAATACGTGGAATTATCTCAAGACGAATCGTCCGATCATCAGTCTTATTCTGCGTTCTTTGAAAGATCGACATTCGATTGTGATGGGCGGAAACAGAATATATATTGATTCATGCCACAATTTTCTCTGCTGTGTGCCAGATG CTGTATCTGACGATGGTTCAACGGTGCTGTTGATAAAAAGAAATCATCGGAAAGCAATAAAAGAAGCCGTGCGCAAAACTAAAGGAAAAAAACCGATGGTTGACAGGGCTACGTTTATTGAAGCACaggcaatgatgcacatatgtgATGCGACGAAATGTGTGGTCGTTATGCTCGATTCCAATCACCAGACTGATTATCTTTTACATGAGCTTGCTTACGATGACACGTTTTTCAAAGCACGCCTCATTGCTAAGATCACAGAATTCTTCGAAACCTTCATATCAGTAAAGGTTTCGACTAATGAATTGAATGTAAAGATATGA
- the LOC109401897 gene encoding uncharacterized protein LOC109401897, with the protein MAGQKFFHGLTEGMINRASGRPDRQKSSFYWPDEYLQDPEEIYKTSSRRQSAASSIMSTPTQECASPASEYESADVLKQRHKSNAESHIAFYDECDSSFSEIERDRQREKLRIEQFLREQSDDVSEMAKTRRQNTLKSRIQFYDMDEPGDRSPPKARSPTKPYTNGYHTPQTPDHGDPPRYSPMSNGGADRLRRQLSSPGGSSEYHYSARYTGSYEDFEEDDDRRSYKSTELNFSPPGTPGGGGGGGSDVPEHKRISQRHLRSSINFCNGVAVADDSSAPRKTASVRESAATQRVGVGLPNL; encoded by the coding sequence ATGGCCGGACAGAAGTTTTTCCACGGCCTCACCGAGGGCATGATCAACCGTGCATCGGGTCGGCCAGATCGTCAGAAGTCCAGCTTCTACTGGCCGGATGAGTACCTGCAGGATCCGGAGGAGATCTACAAAACGTCCAGCCGTCGACAGTCGGCGGCGTCGTCGATAATGTCTACGCCCACCCAGGAATGTGCAAGCCCCGCGAGTGAGTACGAATCGGCAGATGTTCTGAAGCAACGCCACAAAAGCAACGCCGAGTCCCATATTGCGTTCTACGACGAATGCGATTCCTCCTTCTCGGAGATCGAACGGGACCGACAGCGGGAAAAGTTAAGAATAGAACAGTTTCTCCGGGAGCAAAGTGACGACGTCAGTGAAATGGCCAAAACGCGCCGCCAGAACACCCTGAAGTCGAGGATCCAGTTCTACGACATGGACGAACCGGGAGATCGATCACCTCCGAAGGCTCGATCACCAACCAAGCCCTACACCAACGGGTACCACACGCCGCAGACCCCAGACCATGGCGACCCTCCCCGGTACAGCCCCATGTCCAACGGAGGGGCTGATAGGCTTCGGCGCCAGCTGTCCTCCCCGGGAGGATCATCCGAGTATCACTACTCGGCGCGCTACACCGGAAGCTACGAGGACTTCGAGGAAGACGACGACCGGAGGAGCTACAAATCGACGGAGCTGAACTTCAGCCCACCGGGAACtcccggcggtggcggcggcggcggttcgGACGTTCCGGAGCACAAGCGCATCTCGCAGCGCCACCTTCGATCGAGCATCAACTTCTGCAACGGTGTGGCGGTGGCCGACGATAGCAGTGCGCCGCGCAAAACCGCCAGCGTGCGGGAATCGGCCGCTACACAGCGCGTGGGAGTCGGATTACCAAATCTGTAG
- the LOC115253741 gene encoding uncharacterized protein LOC115253741 isoform X1, which yields MAQAVHSQKCKGLLCPYEESFKSMVSTLFLKCNVCDVIVCGYSEKPSSKKRLRFCLDWGILCSGGTFTMAEELFSFLNMPFTSKNSFIRDETSMDGVIEAALEQSMNNAIEEEKTAVSKELEQHGLVPNQQEMVESCAALDGSWGQRSNGHRYNSASGCAAIMGVRSKKVCYVGVRNKRCFACSLNVRRAKNKKEIRNHKCYRNYKGASGGMEPDIIIEGFEKLHKKGIKFTTVVTDGDSTTVARLKNKCKYGSEIRQQLCCNHAMKSLGKRLREIKCPKQFSDIVSKSIERITRGIRSAIKHCAEETNGQDIEGLRHDIRNAPFHAFGSHDDCRSYFCTNKENVADSRGIISDLKCAGIWDKIMLAVEKTAAKAEFFSENQTSNLVENLYCRLSKYNVGKRIDTMSRGSYQRRVYITVLQHNEGYKWHDRSMFEYTGENPGYWLRRLFQRKTASFLYTKKMQNSSGFVRRKPVPYDEIEKDYGVDAVEASEQEMNIIVDASSMKRMYEPSESTKQLLKKDVTMSQMEEFAFGRILSKYVPEIINSRESTKQKKCDFILQTTNTWNYLKTNRPIISLILRSLKDRHSIVMGGNRIYIDSCHNFLCCVPDAVSDDGSTVLLIKRNHRKAIKEAVRKTKGKKPMVDRATFIEAQAMMHICDATKCVVVMLDSNHQTDYLLHELAYDDTFFKARLIAKITEFFETFISVKVSTNELNVKI from the exons ATGGCCCAGGCTGTACATTCGCAAAAGTGCAAAGGTCTGTTGTGTCCATATGAAGAAAGTTTTAAATCTATGGTCTCCACGTTATTCTTGAAATGTAATGTGTGTGATGTCATCGTGTGTGGATACTCGGAAAAACCTAGCTCAAAAAAGAGACTAAGGTTTTGCCTTGACTGGGGAATTCTCTGCAGCGGTGGAACATTTACAATGGCAGAAGAGCTTTTTTCCTTTCTCAACATGCCGTTTACATCCAAAAACTCGTTCATTAGGGATGAGACCTCTATGGATGGAGTAATTGAAGCAGCGCTCGAACAATCCATGAATAATGCCATCGAAGAAGAGAAAACGGCAGTTAGTAAGGAACTTGAACAGCATGGTTTAGTACCTAACCAACAAGAAATGGTTGAGTCATGTGCGGCTTTGGATGGCTCCTGGGGCCAACGAAGTAACGGTCACCGATATAATTCGGCATCTGGATGTGCAGCAATAATGGGTGTCAGATCCAAGAAGGTTTGCTACGTGGGGGTCCGAAATAAAAGATGCTTTGCATGTTCTCTGAATGTACGCCGAGCTAAGAATAAAAAAGAAATACGGAACCATAAGTGTTATCGTAACTATAAAGGGGCTTCCGGAGGCATGGAACCTGATATAATAATCGAAGGATTTGAAAAACTACACAAAAAAGGAATAAAGTTTACTACCGTGGTAACAGACGGAGATTCTACAACCGTTGCGCGACTGAAAAATAAATGCAAATACGGTTCTGAAATTCGCCAACAACTCTGTTGCAACCATGCGATGAAAAGCCTTGGAAAGCGTCTTAGAGAA ataaaaTGTCCGAAACAATTTTCTGATATTGTATCAAAGTCAATTGAACGCATAACACGAGGAATTCGATCAGCTATTAAGCATTGTGCCGAAGAGACAAACGGTCAAGATATCGAGGGTTTGAGACACGATATAAGGAATGCCCCCTTCCACGCCTTCGGTTCTCACGATGATTGCCGATCGTATTTTTGTACAAACAAAGAGAATGTCGCTGATTCTCGCGGGATAATATCTGATTTGAAATGCGCTGGAATATGGGATAAGATCATGTTGGCTGTAGAAAAAACTGCCGCTAAAGCCGAGTTTTTTAGCGAAAATCAAACAAGTAACTT GGTTGAAAACTTGTACTGTAGGCTGAGTAAGTACAATGTGGGCAAGCGGATCGATACAATGAGCAGGGGCTCATATCAGAGGAGAGTGTATATAACAGTACTTCAACATAATGAAGGTTACAAGTGGCACGACAGATCTATGTTCGAGTATACCGGAGAGAATCCCGGATACTGGCTTCGTCGTTTGTTCCAACGGAAAACTGCTTCATTTTTGTATACTAAAAAAATGCAGAACAGTTCAGGCTTTGTGAGGCGGAAACCAGTGCCATATGACGAAATAGAGAAAGATTATGGAGTTGATGCAGTAGAAGCTTCTGAGCAAGAGATGAACATAATTGTTGACGCTTCAAGCATGAAGCGAATGTATGAG CCGAGCGAGTCTACTAAACAGTTATTGAAAAAGGACGTAACTATGTCACAAATGGAGGAGTTTGCATTTGGGCGTATATTGTCTAAATATGTTCCGGAAATAATAAATTCAAGGGAATCTACGAAGCAGAAAAAGTGCGATTTCATTCTCCAAACAACAAATACGTGGAATTATCTCAAGACGAATCGTCCGATCATCAGTCTTATTCTGCGTTCTTTGAAAGATCGACATTCGATTGTGATGGGCGGAAACAGAATATATATTGATTCATGCCACAATTTTCTCTGCTGTGTGCCAGATG CTGTATCTGACGATGGTTCAACGGTGCTGTTGATAAAAAGAAATCATCGGAAAGCAATAAAAGAAGCCGTGCGCAAAACTAAAGGAAAAAAACCGATGGTTGACAGGGCTACGTTTATTGAAGCACaggcaatgatgcacatatgtgATGCGACGAAATGTGTGGTCGTTATGCTCGATTCCAATCACCAGACTGATTATCTTTTACATGAGCTTGCTTACGATGACACGTTTTTCAAAGCACGCCTCATTGCTAAGATCACAGAATTCTTCGAAACCTTCATATCAGTAAAGGTTTCGACTAATGAATTGAATGTAAAGATATGA